In Elaeis guineensis isolate ETL-2024a chromosome 1, EG11, whole genome shotgun sequence, a genomic segment contains:
- the LOC105040031 gene encoding protein GFS12 isoform X3: MDSPLPFSPCSIRPREELRRDPHTAAAAKAALWSASTGRAMGGATFPCFECLERIIRSDLSADLVFRYGVSDSALPFGSTAVVQSYLNQGTENTAGEEVSSQIVLVAISNDDKKFLDANFGRNYLDNDFTDGKEEMSLSEQDHCQAELDAAILSDGVPFSSGDDSLWSGEGLVARNIEGSTTISYKQETCLRVIAALGPFACVHRGSSATIKDLICKYTSELTEDFVISSLNLLMEGKLTGGYGTDLLKLVGFPAFSKSTIPASVRHPNISPVLGVLKTPAYDYLLHAKAPYTLESVLHYSPRALKSDWNIRFLIYQVLSALAYMHGLGVAHGNICPSTIQLTDSCWSWLSISDMHLLKGCLSLKEPACLRACCCMENCPCQAIYADLKLSMSMDWHSDFKRWWKGELSNYEYLLVLNRLAGRRWGDHTFHTVMPWIIDFSVKPDENSDAGWRDLKKSKWRLAKGDEQLDFTYSTSEIPHHVSDECLSELAVCSYKARRLPLRILRSAVRSVYEPNEYPSNMQRLYQWTPDECIPEFYSDPRIFSSIHSEMSDLAVPSWAASPEEFISLHRAALESVRVSQEIHHWIDITFGYKLSGQASITAKNVMLPASDPLMPKSMGRRQLFMKPHPKRRGTIPHPHYHSHEESCSKYQVHGNDNEKNSSMSSDNTGQLHLTSQDHFPSGTGFLEDLEEATLFCEHARYLNPSYSYVENFVQNFSPVEVPLNEPSKMENLKSPSSAPSMPSDFSLSCLLECFEADDSGSMGFQEFLHWRQKASSSGVSSEDLAEDIFSVGCILAELYLRRPLFDPISLAAYKQNGILPGTVQELPPHVALLVEASIQRDWKRRPSAKCFLESQYFPPTVRSAYLFLSPLQLVTKTGHRLLYAAKLASEGALKAMGRYAAEMCAPYCLPLITSPLLDVETESALCLLKEFLKCLSIQAIKALILPIIQKILQVSEYSHLKVSLLQDSFVRDLWNRLGKQAYLEKLHPLVISSLCNSPNKISASAAAVLLIGSSEELGVPITVQQTILPLIHSFGKGLCTDGIDALVRIGGLLGENFIVRQLLPLLRNVILSCIDVSQMNKPEPVQSWNALTLIDSFSTLDGLVLVLPVEIILKELIQDKICLHVKALMQTHMDLSVIQVAATTLIAVCQRIGPEYTSVCVMPQLKELFDELAFSQAATYGTGPDGRDSKVSQLKIGEKFQIETRRDLILLLYPPIASLIGIENLRKCCPTWFLLEQILHKIYKWKWESFGETCRSGGEILNSQRLAFGKISSSEYNPAKLLLNGVGWSIPQSQGVKTGMSVINPRLVNEHQQTAKVNNSVTSNLGSHEPWFWFPSPDASWDVPDFLGRSGGLKDELPWKIKASILYSARAHPGALRSLAVCHDECTVYTGGVGPGFKGSVQKWELPRMNCISGYYGHDEVVNAICILSVSGRIASCDGTIHIWNGQTGKLIAAYAESSTNFPLSMSAKVNAEQPNMLTPNALSGGILSNAFSGSLYTCMNHIEIDDKLIAGMGNGSVRFIDVVQDRKLHLWKSDVTEYSFSSLVSAICSCGSEKLQAERAVASPSWIASGLSSGHCRLLDARSGNIIALWRAHDGYITKLASLEDHLLVSSSLDKTLRVWDLRRWHDNIKEAHHSLGNSV; encoded by the exons TGAGGAGGTCTCTTCTCAAATTGTGCTTGTGGCAATATCTAATGATGATAAAAAATTCTTGGATGCAAATTT TGGCCGCAACTATTTGGACAATGATTTCACAGATGGTAAAGAGGAGATGTCTTTGTCAGAACAAGATCATTGTCAAGCTGAACTTGATGCTGCTATTCTCAGTGATGGCGTGCCATTTTCATCGGGTGATGATTCCCTATGGTCAGGGGAAGGTCTGGTGGCCCGGAATATTGAAGGTTCCACCACCATTTCTTACAAACAGGAAACATGTTTAAGGGTGATCGCTGCATTGGGTCCATTTGCTTGTGTCCATAGGGGCTCCTCTGCCACTATCAAAGATCTAATTTGCAAATATACATCTGAATTAACTGAAGACTTTGTGATTTCATCTCTAAATCTCCTAATGGAAGGAAAATTAACTGGGGGATATGGTACAGATCTTTTAAAGTTGGTTGGGTTTCCTGCATTCAGCAAGAGCACTATTCCTGCCAGTGTGAGACATCCTAACATTTCCCCTGTTTTAGGTGTTCTGAAAACACCTGCATATGATTATTTATTGCATGCTAAGGCTCCATACACTCTAGAAAGTGTTCTGCACTATAGCCCCAGGGCATTGAAATCAGATTGgaacattagatttttaatttatcaggtGCTTTCTGCTTTAGCATACATGCATGGTTTGGGGGTTGCTCATGGAAACATATGCCCCTCCACCATCCAGTTAACTGATTCATGTTGGTCATGGCTGAGCATCAGTGACATGCATCTTCTGAAAGGTTGCCTGAGTTTGAAAGAACCTGCTTGTTTGAGGGCATGTTGCTGCATGGAGAACTGTCCTTGTCAAGCTATTTATGCTGATTTGAAGCTGTCAATGTCTATGGATTGGCATTCTGATTTCAAGCGGTGGTGGAAAGGTGAATTGAGCAACTATGAATACCTTCTTGTCTTAAATAGATTAGCTGGGAGGAGGTGGGGTGATCATACATTTCATACAGTGATGCCCTGGATCATAGACTTCAGTGTAAAGCCAGATGAAAATTCTGATGCTGGCTGGAGGGACCTCAAGAAGAGCAAATGGAGGTTGGCAAAAGGTGATGAGCAATTGGATTTCACATATTCAACATCAGAAATTCCCCACCATGTTTCTGATGAATGCCTTTCTGAATTAGCAGTCTGCAGTTACAAAGCCAGAAGGCTACCTTTGAGAATACTTCGTTCTGCTGTGCGCTCTGTCTATGAGCCTAATGAGTATCCATCTAACATGCAAAGACTTTACCAGTGGACTCCAGATGAGTGCATTCCTGAGTTTTACAGTGACCCTCGAATTTTCTCCTCTATCCATTCTGAGATGAGTGATCTGGCTGTGCCGTCATGGGCTGCATCTCCTGAAGAATTTATCTCATTACATCGAGCTGCATTGGAAAGTGTTCGTGTATCGCAAGAAATTCATCATTGGATTGACATAACGTTTGGTTACAAGCTTTCTGGCCAAGCATCTATTACTGCCAAGAATGTAATGTTGCCTGCATCTGATCCATTAATGCCAAAATCTATGGGGCGTCGACAGCTCTTTATGAAACCGCATCCTAAGCGACGTGGAACCATACCTCACCCTCATTATCACAGCCATGAAGAATCATGCAGTAAGTATCAAGTTCACGGAAATGATAATGAGAAAAACTCAAGCATGTCTTCTGATAATACTGGTCAATTGCACCTTACTTCTCAGGATCATTTCCCTTCAGGAACTGGTTTCTTGGAAGATTTAGAAGAAGCCACTTTATTTTGTGAACATGCACGCTATTTAAATCCAAGCTACAGTTATGTAGAAAATTTTGTTCAGAATTTTTCACCTGTGGAAGTTCCACTAAATGAGCCTTCCAAAATGGAGAATTTAAAATCACCTTCCAGTGCTCCCTCAATGCCATCTGATTTTAGTTTAAGTTGTCTTCTTGAATGTTTTGAGGCTGATGATAGTGGTTCAATGGGCTTTCAAGAGTTTTTGCACTGGAGACAAAAAGCATCCTCTTCGGGAGTAAGTTCTGAAGATCTTGCAGAGGACATATTCTCCGTTGGGTGCATATTGGCTGAACTTTATTTGAGGAGGCCACTTTTTGACCCTATTTCATTAGCTGCATACAAGCAAAATGGCATCCTACCAGGAACAGTGCAGGAACTGCCTCCTCATGTTGCACTTCTTGTTGAAGCATCCATCCAGAGGGACTGGAAGAG GAGACCATCTGCAAAATGCTTTCTGGAGTCACAATACTTCCCTCCAACAGTCAGGTCTGCATATTTGTTTCTTTCTCCACTTCAACTGGTGACTAAAACTGGTCATCGCCTTCTATATGCTGCTAAACTTGCAAGTGAAGGAGCCCTGAAAGCTATGGGAAGATATGCTGCAGAAATGTGTGCACCCTACTGCTTACCACTTATCACATCACCTTTGTTGGATGTTGAAACCGAATCAGCTTTAtgtctgctgaaagagtttctgAAGTGCTTGAGCATTCAAGCAATAAAAGCTTTGATTTTGCCCATCATTCAGAAGATTTTACAG GTATCAGAATATTCACATCTGAAGGTATCTCTCCTCCAAGACTCCTTTGTGCGGGACTTGTGGAACCGATTGGGTAAACAAGCATATCTGGAGAAGTTACATCCTTTAGTGATCTCTAGCTTATGCAACTCACCTAACAAGATATCTGCTTCTGCTGCTGCTGTCCTTTTGATTGGTTCTAGCGAAGAGCTTGGTGTTCCCATTACAGTTCAGCAG ACAATATTACCACTAATCCACTCTTTTGGGAAGGGACTTTGCACTGATGGAATTGATGCTCTGGTTAGAATTG GTGGTCttcttggagaaaattttattgtCAGGCAGCTTCTGCCTTTACTAAGGAATGTTATTCTCTCATGCATCGATGTTTCTCAGATGAATAAGCCTGAGCCTGTGCAGAGCTGGAATGCTTTAACTTTAATCGATAGCTTTTCCACCTTAGATGGTTTGGTCTTGGTCTTGCCTGTAGAAATAATCCTTAAGGAGTTAATTCAG GACAAAATCTGCCTCCATGTGAAGGCTCTAATGCAGACTCATATGGATCTTTCCGTGATTCAG GTTGCTGCAACTACACTTATTGCAGTCTGTCAAAGGATTGGACCAGAATATACTTCTGTATGTGTCATGCCGCAACTCAAAGAGCTGTTTGATGAGCTGGCCTTTTCTCAGGCAGCAACTTATGGAACTGGTCCTGATGGTAGAGATTCTAAGGTTTCTCAATTAAAAATAGGCGAAAAGTTTCAGATTGAAACCAGAAGAGACCTTAT CTTGCTTTTGTATCCTCCAATTGCATCCCTTATTGGCATAGAGAATCTTCGCAAGTGTTGTCCCACATGGTTTCTTTTGGAGCAAATTCTTCACAAGATTTACAAATGGAAG TGGGAGTCTTTTGGGGAAACTTGTAGAAGTGGTGGTGAAATTTTGAACTCTCAAAGGCTTGCATTTGGAAAAATTTCTTCATCAGAGTACAATCCAGCCAAACTATTGCTTAATGGTGTTGGTTGGTCTATTCCGCAATCGCAAGGAGTTAAAACTGGCATGTCTGTGATAAATCCCAGGCTTGTAAATGAGCATCAACAAACTGCAAAAGTAAATAATTCAGTAACCTCAAATCTTGGCAGCCATGAACCATGGTTTTGGTTCCCTAGTCCTGATGCTAGTTGGGATGTTCCTGATTTTCTTGGACGCAGTGGAGGCTTAAAAGATGAACTTCCTTGGAAGATCAAAGCGTCAATTCTTTACTCCGCCCGTGCTCATCCTGGAGCTCTGAGATCTTTAGCTGTTTGTCATGATGAATGCACAGTTTATACTGGAGGAGTTGGTCCTGGATTCAAAGGAAGTGTTCAGAAGTGGGAATTGCCTAGAATGAACTGCATATCAGGCTATTATGGCCATGATGAG gtGGTGAATGCTATCTGCATATTATCTGTCAGTGGAAGGATAGCTTCTTGTGACGGTACTATTCATATATGGAATGGACAAACTGGGAAGCTGATAGCAGCATATGCTGAATCATCAACAAATTTCCCACTGTCGATGTCAGCCAAGGTGAATGCAGAGCAGCCCAACATGCTTACTCCAAATGCACTCTCTGGTGGCATACTGTCTAATGCATTCAGTGGTAGTTTGTACACATGCATGAATCACATAGAGATTGATGATAAGCTTATAGCTGGCATGGGAAATGGTTCAGTCAG GTTCATTGATGTTGTTCAAGACCGGAAACTGCACCTGTGGAAGAGTGATGTAACTGAATATTCTTTTTCATCGCTTGTGTCAGCCATTTGCTCCTGTGGGTCTGAAAAGCTTCAAGCAGAGAGAGCTGTAGCTTCGCCATcttggattgcttctgggcttaGTTCAGGACATTGTAGGTTGCTTGATGCGAGGAGTGGAAATATCATTGCTCTTTGGCGAGCACATGACGGCTACATTACTAAG TTAGCATCTCTGGAGGATCATTTGCTTGTATCCAGTTCTCTTGATAAAACCTTGCGAGTTTGGGATCTGAGAAG GTGGCACGACAACATCAAGGAAGCACATCATAGTTTAGGAAACAGTGTGTAA
- the LOC105040031 gene encoding protein GFS12 isoform X1: MDSPLPFSPCSIRPREELRRDPHTAAAAKAALWSASTGRAMGGATFPCFECLERIIRSDLSADLVFRYGVSDSALPFGSTAVVQSYLNQGTENTAGEEVSSQIVLVAISNDDKKFLDANFGRNYLDNDFTDGKEEMSLSEQDHCQAELDAAILSDGVPFSSGDDSLWSGEGLVARNIEGSTTISYKQETCLRVIAALGPFACVHRGSSATIKDLICKYTSELTEDFVISSLNLLMEGKLTGGYGTDLLKLVGFPAFSKSTIPASVRHPNISPVLGVLKTPAYDYLLHAKAPYTLESVLHYSPRALKSDWNIRFLIYQVLSALAYMHGLGVAHGNICPSTIQLTDSCWSWLSISDMHLLKGCLSLKEPACLRACCCMENCPCQAIYADLKLSMSMDWHSDFKRWWKGELSNYEYLLVLNRLAGRRWGDHTFHTVMPWIIDFSVKPDENSDAGWRDLKKSKWRLAKGDEQLDFTYSTSEIPHHVSDECLSELAVCSYKARRLPLRILRSAVRSVYEPNEYPSNMQRLYQWTPDECIPEFYSDPRIFSSIHSEMSDLAVPSWAASPEEFISLHRAALESVRVSQEIHHWIDITFGYKLSGQASITAKNVMLPASDPLMPKSMGRRQLFMKPHPKRRGTIPHPHYHSHEESCSKYQVHGNDNEKNSSMSSDNTGQLHLTSQDHFPSGTGFLEDLEEATLFCEHARYLNPSYSYVENFVQNFSPVEVPLNEPSKMENLKSPSSAPSMPSDFSLSCLLECFEADDSGSMGFQEFLHWRQKASSSGVSSEDLAEDIFSVGCILAELYLRRPLFDPISLAAYKQNGILPGTVQELPPHVALLVEASIQRDWKRRPSAKCFLESQYFPPTVRSAYLFLSPLQLVTKTGHRLLYAAKLASEGALKAMGRYAAEMCAPYCLPLITSPLLDVETESALCLLKEFLKCLSIQAIKALILPIIQKILQVSEYSHLKVSLLQDSFVRDLWNRLGKQAYLEKLHPLVISSLCNSPNKISASAAAVLLIGSSEELGVPITVQQTILPLIHSFGKGLCTDGIDALVRIGGLLGENFIVRQLLPLLRNVILSCIDVSQMNKPEPVQSWNALTLIDSFSTLDGLVLVLPVEIILKELIQDKICLHVKALMQTHMDLSVIQVAATTLIAVCQRIGPEYTSVCVMPQLKELFDELAFSQAATYGTGPDGRDSKVSQLKIGEKFQIETRRDLILLLYPPIASLIGIENLRKCCPTWFLLEQILHKIYKWKWESFGETCRSGGEILNSQRLAFGKISSSEYNPAKLLLNGVGWSIPQSQGVKTGMSVINPRLVNEHQQTAKVNNSVTSNLGSHEPWFWFPSPDASWDVPDFLGRSGGLKDELPWKIKASILYSARAHPGALRSLAVCHDECTVYTGGVGPGFKGSVQKWELPRMNCISGYYGHDEVVNAICILSVSGRIASCDGTIHIWNGQTGKLIAAYAESSTNFPLSMSAKVNAEQPNMLTPNALSGGILSNAFSGSLYTCMNHIEIDDKLIAGMGNGSVRFIDVVQDRKLHLWKSDVTEYSFSSLVSAICSCGSEKLQAERAVASPSWIASGLSSGHCRLLDARSGNIIALWRAHDGYITKLASLEDHLLVSSSLDKTLRVWDLRRNLASQLNVFRGHSDGISSFSIWGQDILSVSRNKIALTSLSRSTAEQGGQHWLSPQKLYSADKGMRNLSVLSTISVLPLSRLFLVGTEDGYLKICC; encoded by the exons TGAGGAGGTCTCTTCTCAAATTGTGCTTGTGGCAATATCTAATGATGATAAAAAATTCTTGGATGCAAATTT TGGCCGCAACTATTTGGACAATGATTTCACAGATGGTAAAGAGGAGATGTCTTTGTCAGAACAAGATCATTGTCAAGCTGAACTTGATGCTGCTATTCTCAGTGATGGCGTGCCATTTTCATCGGGTGATGATTCCCTATGGTCAGGGGAAGGTCTGGTGGCCCGGAATATTGAAGGTTCCACCACCATTTCTTACAAACAGGAAACATGTTTAAGGGTGATCGCTGCATTGGGTCCATTTGCTTGTGTCCATAGGGGCTCCTCTGCCACTATCAAAGATCTAATTTGCAAATATACATCTGAATTAACTGAAGACTTTGTGATTTCATCTCTAAATCTCCTAATGGAAGGAAAATTAACTGGGGGATATGGTACAGATCTTTTAAAGTTGGTTGGGTTTCCTGCATTCAGCAAGAGCACTATTCCTGCCAGTGTGAGACATCCTAACATTTCCCCTGTTTTAGGTGTTCTGAAAACACCTGCATATGATTATTTATTGCATGCTAAGGCTCCATACACTCTAGAAAGTGTTCTGCACTATAGCCCCAGGGCATTGAAATCAGATTGgaacattagatttttaatttatcaggtGCTTTCTGCTTTAGCATACATGCATGGTTTGGGGGTTGCTCATGGAAACATATGCCCCTCCACCATCCAGTTAACTGATTCATGTTGGTCATGGCTGAGCATCAGTGACATGCATCTTCTGAAAGGTTGCCTGAGTTTGAAAGAACCTGCTTGTTTGAGGGCATGTTGCTGCATGGAGAACTGTCCTTGTCAAGCTATTTATGCTGATTTGAAGCTGTCAATGTCTATGGATTGGCATTCTGATTTCAAGCGGTGGTGGAAAGGTGAATTGAGCAACTATGAATACCTTCTTGTCTTAAATAGATTAGCTGGGAGGAGGTGGGGTGATCATACATTTCATACAGTGATGCCCTGGATCATAGACTTCAGTGTAAAGCCAGATGAAAATTCTGATGCTGGCTGGAGGGACCTCAAGAAGAGCAAATGGAGGTTGGCAAAAGGTGATGAGCAATTGGATTTCACATATTCAACATCAGAAATTCCCCACCATGTTTCTGATGAATGCCTTTCTGAATTAGCAGTCTGCAGTTACAAAGCCAGAAGGCTACCTTTGAGAATACTTCGTTCTGCTGTGCGCTCTGTCTATGAGCCTAATGAGTATCCATCTAACATGCAAAGACTTTACCAGTGGACTCCAGATGAGTGCATTCCTGAGTTTTACAGTGACCCTCGAATTTTCTCCTCTATCCATTCTGAGATGAGTGATCTGGCTGTGCCGTCATGGGCTGCATCTCCTGAAGAATTTATCTCATTACATCGAGCTGCATTGGAAAGTGTTCGTGTATCGCAAGAAATTCATCATTGGATTGACATAACGTTTGGTTACAAGCTTTCTGGCCAAGCATCTATTACTGCCAAGAATGTAATGTTGCCTGCATCTGATCCATTAATGCCAAAATCTATGGGGCGTCGACAGCTCTTTATGAAACCGCATCCTAAGCGACGTGGAACCATACCTCACCCTCATTATCACAGCCATGAAGAATCATGCAGTAAGTATCAAGTTCACGGAAATGATAATGAGAAAAACTCAAGCATGTCTTCTGATAATACTGGTCAATTGCACCTTACTTCTCAGGATCATTTCCCTTCAGGAACTGGTTTCTTGGAAGATTTAGAAGAAGCCACTTTATTTTGTGAACATGCACGCTATTTAAATCCAAGCTACAGTTATGTAGAAAATTTTGTTCAGAATTTTTCACCTGTGGAAGTTCCACTAAATGAGCCTTCCAAAATGGAGAATTTAAAATCACCTTCCAGTGCTCCCTCAATGCCATCTGATTTTAGTTTAAGTTGTCTTCTTGAATGTTTTGAGGCTGATGATAGTGGTTCAATGGGCTTTCAAGAGTTTTTGCACTGGAGACAAAAAGCATCCTCTTCGGGAGTAAGTTCTGAAGATCTTGCAGAGGACATATTCTCCGTTGGGTGCATATTGGCTGAACTTTATTTGAGGAGGCCACTTTTTGACCCTATTTCATTAGCTGCATACAAGCAAAATGGCATCCTACCAGGAACAGTGCAGGAACTGCCTCCTCATGTTGCACTTCTTGTTGAAGCATCCATCCAGAGGGACTGGAAGAG GAGACCATCTGCAAAATGCTTTCTGGAGTCACAATACTTCCCTCCAACAGTCAGGTCTGCATATTTGTTTCTTTCTCCACTTCAACTGGTGACTAAAACTGGTCATCGCCTTCTATATGCTGCTAAACTTGCAAGTGAAGGAGCCCTGAAAGCTATGGGAAGATATGCTGCAGAAATGTGTGCACCCTACTGCTTACCACTTATCACATCACCTTTGTTGGATGTTGAAACCGAATCAGCTTTAtgtctgctgaaagagtttctgAAGTGCTTGAGCATTCAAGCAATAAAAGCTTTGATTTTGCCCATCATTCAGAAGATTTTACAG GTATCAGAATATTCACATCTGAAGGTATCTCTCCTCCAAGACTCCTTTGTGCGGGACTTGTGGAACCGATTGGGTAAACAAGCATATCTGGAGAAGTTACATCCTTTAGTGATCTCTAGCTTATGCAACTCACCTAACAAGATATCTGCTTCTGCTGCTGCTGTCCTTTTGATTGGTTCTAGCGAAGAGCTTGGTGTTCCCATTACAGTTCAGCAG ACAATATTACCACTAATCCACTCTTTTGGGAAGGGACTTTGCACTGATGGAATTGATGCTCTGGTTAGAATTG GTGGTCttcttggagaaaattttattgtCAGGCAGCTTCTGCCTTTACTAAGGAATGTTATTCTCTCATGCATCGATGTTTCTCAGATGAATAAGCCTGAGCCTGTGCAGAGCTGGAATGCTTTAACTTTAATCGATAGCTTTTCCACCTTAGATGGTTTGGTCTTGGTCTTGCCTGTAGAAATAATCCTTAAGGAGTTAATTCAG GACAAAATCTGCCTCCATGTGAAGGCTCTAATGCAGACTCATATGGATCTTTCCGTGATTCAG GTTGCTGCAACTACACTTATTGCAGTCTGTCAAAGGATTGGACCAGAATATACTTCTGTATGTGTCATGCCGCAACTCAAAGAGCTGTTTGATGAGCTGGCCTTTTCTCAGGCAGCAACTTATGGAACTGGTCCTGATGGTAGAGATTCTAAGGTTTCTCAATTAAAAATAGGCGAAAAGTTTCAGATTGAAACCAGAAGAGACCTTAT CTTGCTTTTGTATCCTCCAATTGCATCCCTTATTGGCATAGAGAATCTTCGCAAGTGTTGTCCCACATGGTTTCTTTTGGAGCAAATTCTTCACAAGATTTACAAATGGAAG TGGGAGTCTTTTGGGGAAACTTGTAGAAGTGGTGGTGAAATTTTGAACTCTCAAAGGCTTGCATTTGGAAAAATTTCTTCATCAGAGTACAATCCAGCCAAACTATTGCTTAATGGTGTTGGTTGGTCTATTCCGCAATCGCAAGGAGTTAAAACTGGCATGTCTGTGATAAATCCCAGGCTTGTAAATGAGCATCAACAAACTGCAAAAGTAAATAATTCAGTAACCTCAAATCTTGGCAGCCATGAACCATGGTTTTGGTTCCCTAGTCCTGATGCTAGTTGGGATGTTCCTGATTTTCTTGGACGCAGTGGAGGCTTAAAAGATGAACTTCCTTGGAAGATCAAAGCGTCAATTCTTTACTCCGCCCGTGCTCATCCTGGAGCTCTGAGATCTTTAGCTGTTTGTCATGATGAATGCACAGTTTATACTGGAGGAGTTGGTCCTGGATTCAAAGGAAGTGTTCAGAAGTGGGAATTGCCTAGAATGAACTGCATATCAGGCTATTATGGCCATGATGAG gtGGTGAATGCTATCTGCATATTATCTGTCAGTGGAAGGATAGCTTCTTGTGACGGTACTATTCATATATGGAATGGACAAACTGGGAAGCTGATAGCAGCATATGCTGAATCATCAACAAATTTCCCACTGTCGATGTCAGCCAAGGTGAATGCAGAGCAGCCCAACATGCTTACTCCAAATGCACTCTCTGGTGGCATACTGTCTAATGCATTCAGTGGTAGTTTGTACACATGCATGAATCACATAGAGATTGATGATAAGCTTATAGCTGGCATGGGAAATGGTTCAGTCAG GTTCATTGATGTTGTTCAAGACCGGAAACTGCACCTGTGGAAGAGTGATGTAACTGAATATTCTTTTTCATCGCTTGTGTCAGCCATTTGCTCCTGTGGGTCTGAAAAGCTTCAAGCAGAGAGAGCTGTAGCTTCGCCATcttggattgcttctgggcttaGTTCAGGACATTGTAGGTTGCTTGATGCGAGGAGTGGAAATATCATTGCTCTTTGGCGAGCACATGACGGCTACATTACTAAG TTAGCATCTCTGGAGGATCATTTGCTTGTATCCAGTTCTCTTGATAAAACCTTGCGAGTTTGGGATCTGAGAAG GAACTTGGCTTCTCAATTGAATGTTTTTAGAGGCCATTCTGATGGCATCTCCAGCTTCTCCATTTGGGGTCAGGACATACTCTCAGTTTCCAGAAATAAGATTGCACTGACCTCTCTTTCTAGATCAACCGCTGAA CAGGGCGGACAGCATTGGCTTTCACCTCAGAAGCTGTATTCTGCTGATAAGGGGATGAGAAACCTCTCGGTGCTCTCCACCATCAGTGTGCTTCCGCTCTCACGATTATTTCTTGTGGGAACAGAAGATGGTTATCTGAAGATCTGTTGTTAG